A stretch of the Mycobacteroides immunogenum genome encodes the following:
- a CDS encoding LLM class flavin-dependent oxidoreductase, with product MRFSISIPQFDTGSFDAEGIRAYLIRAEELGFTGGWTLEQTIGSAPIIAPLELLAYAAACTTRLRLGVAVLVASQHDPLQLASAVTAVDRLSHGRLDIGVAPGGGFRNFAAFGVDKQTFIASFTEGLELMKLAWSDNQRITFHGRFRDVDDLAIQPKPVQRPHPPIWFGGHAPAALARAVRHGDAFLGAGSSTTAAFAEEVTIIRRELGIQGKDAAGFTVGKRVYLMIDDDRDRGRARVQAGLRRIYGEMKGIDAVPVWGPPGEVAAGLRAVADAGAQMILLNPVGENIAEDREQMERLAAEVIPQLS from the coding sequence ATGCGGTTCTCGATCTCCATCCCCCAGTTCGACACCGGCAGCTTCGACGCGGAGGGCATCCGCGCATATCTGATACGCGCCGAGGAGCTTGGCTTCACCGGTGGCTGGACGCTGGAACAGACCATCGGCTCTGCGCCGATCATCGCGCCGCTGGAGCTACTTGCCTACGCGGCGGCGTGCACCACCCGCCTGCGCCTGGGAGTCGCGGTACTTGTTGCCTCCCAACATGATCCGCTGCAGTTGGCGTCCGCCGTCACCGCCGTCGATCGCCTCAGCCACGGCCGTTTGGACATCGGTGTGGCCCCGGGCGGCGGATTCCGTAATTTCGCGGCGTTCGGTGTGGATAAGCAGACCTTCATCGCGAGCTTCACCGAGGGGCTCGAGCTGATGAAGCTCGCCTGGTCGGACAACCAGCGCATCACCTTTCACGGGCGTTTCCGCGACGTGGACGACCTGGCGATCCAGCCCAAACCCGTACAGCGCCCGCATCCGCCCATCTGGTTCGGCGGGCACGCACCGGCCGCGCTGGCCCGCGCGGTACGCCACGGCGACGCGTTCCTGGGCGCCGGATCCTCCACGACAGCGGCCTTCGCAGAAGAAGTCACGATCATTCGCCGCGAGTTGGGAATCCAGGGCAAGGACGCGGCCGGATTCACCGTCGGCAAGCGCGTGTATCTGATGATCGACGATGACCGCGACCGTGGCCGGGCGCGCGTTCAAGCGGGGCTGCGCCGGATCTACGGCGAGATGAAGGGCATCGACGCGGTACCGGTCTGGGGTCCGCCGGGCGAGGTGGCGGCGGGCCTGCGCGCGGTGGCCGACGCCGGCGCGCAGATGATCCTGCTCAACCCCGTCGGCGAGAATATCGCCGAGGACCGCGAACAGATGGAACGCCTCGCCGCCGAGGTCATCCCGCAACTGAGCTGA
- the rplO gene encoding 50S ribosomal protein L15 produces MTIKLHHLRPAPGSKTERTRVGRGEGSKGKTAGRGTKGTKARKNVPVTFEGGQMPIHMRLPKLKGFKNRFRTEYQVVNVADIERLFPEGGDVTIEALVAKGAVRKNELVKVLGNGDLKVKVSVTANKFSDSAREKITAAGGSINEV; encoded by the coding sequence ATGACCATCAAATTGCATCACCTACGCCCGGCCCCGGGCTCCAAGACCGAGCGCACCCGCGTCGGTCGTGGTGAAGGGTCCAAGGGTAAGACCGCGGGTCGCGGTACCAAGGGCACCAAGGCACGCAAGAACGTGCCGGTGACCTTCGAGGGTGGGCAGATGCCCATCCACATGCGGCTCCCGAAGCTCAAGGGCTTCAAGAACCGCTTCCGCACTGAGTACCAGGTTGTGAACGTGGCCGACATCGAGCGGCTGTTCCCCGAGGGTGGCGACGTCACCATCGAGGCCCTGGTTGCCAAGGGTGCGGTCCGCAAGAACGAGCTGGTCAAGGTGCTCGGCAACGGCGACCTCAAGGTCAAGGTGTCGGTCACGGCCAACAAGTTCAGCGACTCGGCCCGCGAGAAGATCACCGCCGCAGGCGGATCGATCAACGAGGTCTAG
- the rpmD gene encoding 50S ribosomal protein L30: MADVKITQVRSTIGARWKQRESLKTLGLRKIRQTVVREDNAQTRGLLQVVRHLVTVEDVK; this comes from the coding sequence ATGGCTGATGTGAAGATCACCCAGGTGCGCAGCACCATCGGAGCCCGATGGAAGCAGCGTGAAAGTCTGAAGACACTGGGTCTGCGCAAGATTCGTCAGACCGTTGTCCGTGAGGACAACGCGCAGACCCGCGGCCTGCTCCAGGTGGTCCGCCATCTGGTCACCGTCGAGGATGTGAAGTAA
- the rpsE gene encoding 30S ribosomal protein S5: MMAQRNSGAPDNAGGSNDGREGGRGRRDNRDDRRGGRDNAEKSNYLERVVTINRVSKVVKGGRRFSFTALVIVGDGNGLVGVGYGKAKEVPAAIAKGVDEARKNFFRVPLIGGTITHPVQGEDSAGVVMLRPASAGTGVIAGGAARAVLECAGVHDILAKSLGSDNAINVVHATVAALKQLQRPEEVAARRGLPIEDVAPAGMLRARAEFAAAAAQGGSHG, from the coding sequence ATGATGGCGCAGCGCAATTCGGGCGCTCCCGACAATGCAGGCGGCTCCAACGACGGTCGCGAGGGCGGCCGTGGACGCCGTGACAACCGCGACGACCGTCGTGGTGGGCGTGACAACGCCGAGAAGAGCAACTACCTGGAGCGCGTGGTCACCATCAACCGCGTCTCCAAGGTCGTCAAGGGTGGTCGCCGGTTCAGCTTCACCGCGCTGGTGATCGTCGGAGACGGCAACGGTCTGGTGGGCGTCGGCTACGGCAAGGCCAAGGAAGTTCCGGCCGCCATCGCCAAGGGTGTGGACGAGGCTCGCAAGAACTTCTTCCGTGTTCCGCTTATCGGCGGCACCATCACCCACCCGGTTCAGGGCGAGGATTCCGCCGGTGTCGTCATGCTGCGTCCGGCCTCGGCCGGTACCGGTGTGATCGCCGGTGGTGCTGCCCGCGCGGTGCTGGAATGCGCTGGCGTGCATGACATCCTGGCCAAGTCGCTGGGTAGCGACAACGCCATCAACGTGGTTCACGCAACCGTCGCGGCGCTCAAGCAGCTGCAGCGCCCCGAAGAGGTTGCGGCCCGGCGTGGTCTGCCCATCGAGGACGTGGCACCGGCCGGCATGCTCCGGGCCCGCGCCGAGTTCGCAGCTGCGGCAGCACAGGGAGGCAGCCATGGCTGA
- the rplR gene encoding 50S ribosomal protein L18, whose translation MAQTKTESKQHEPVGKSVSEVRRASRLRRHARLRKKVSGTDARPRLVVNRSARHIHVQLVNDLTGTTLAAASSIEADVQAVDGDKKARSARVGQLIAERAKAAGVDTVVFDRGGYTYGGRIAALADAARENGLVF comes from the coding sequence ATGGCTCAAACCAAGACAGAATCGAAGCAGCACGAGCCCGTCGGCAAGAGCGTCTCGGAGGTGCGTCGCGCCTCGCGTCTGCGTCGTCACGCACGTCTGCGCAAGAAGGTGTCCGGCACGGACGCGCGGCCGCGTCTGGTCGTCAACCGTTCGGCCCGCCACATTCATGTGCAGCTGGTCAACGATCTCACCGGCACCACCCTGGCCGCGGCCTCGTCCATCGAGGCCGATGTGCAGGCAGTGGATGGCGACAAGAAGGCGCGCAGCGCTCGGGTCGGTCAGCTGATCGCCGAGCGTGCGAAGGCTGCCGGCGTGGACACCGTGGTGTTCGACCGCGGTGGCTACACCTACGGTGGCCGGATTGCCGCACTTGCCGACGCCGCCCGCGAGAACGGGCTGGTGTTCTGA
- the rplF gene encoding 50S ribosomal protein L6, translating into MSRIGKQPVPVPAGVDVNIDGQNISVKGSKGTLELIVSEPISVSRNDDGAIVVTRPDDERRNRSLHGLSRTLIANLVTGVTQGYTTKMEIFGVGYRVVAKGSNLEFALGYSHPVLIEAPEGITFAVETPTKFSVSGIDKQKVGQISANIRRLRRPDPYKGKGIRYEGEQIRRKVGKTGK; encoded by the coding sequence ATGTCGCGTATTGGTAAGCAGCCGGTGCCGGTTCCCGCCGGAGTGGACGTCAACATCGACGGCCAGAACATCTCCGTGAAGGGCTCCAAGGGCACCCTTGAGCTGATAGTGAGCGAGCCGATCTCGGTGTCGCGCAACGACGATGGCGCCATCGTGGTGACCCGTCCGGACGACGAGCGGCGCAACCGCTCGCTGCACGGCTTGTCCCGCACCCTGATCGCCAACCTGGTGACCGGTGTGACCCAGGGTTACACCACCAAGATGGAGATCTTCGGCGTCGGTTACCGCGTGGTGGCCAAGGGCTCGAACCTGGAGTTCGCGCTTGGTTACAGCCACCCGGTGCTGATCGAAGCGCCCGAGGGCATCACGTTCGCGGTCGAGACCCCCACCAAGTTCTCGGTCAGCGGAATCGACAAGCAGAAGGTTGGCCAGATCTCGGCCAACATCCGCCGCCTGCGTCGCCCGGACCCCTACAAGGGCAAGGGCATTCGCTACGAGGGTGAGCAGATCCGCCGCAAGGTCGGAAAGACAGGTAAGTGA
- the rpsH gene encoding 30S ribosomal protein S8, giving the protein MTMTDPIADFLTRLRNANSAYHDEVTLPHSKIKANIAEILKREGYITDYRTEDARVGKNLVVSLKYGPSRERSIAGLRRVSKPGLRVYAKSTNLPKVLGGLGVAIISTSTGLLTDRQAARQGVGGEVLAYVW; this is encoded by the coding sequence ATGACCATGACTGATCCGATCGCAGACTTTCTGACACGTCTGCGCAATGCCAATTCGGCATACCACGATGAGGTGACCCTTCCGCACTCGAAGATCAAGGCCAACATCGCCGAGATCCTCAAGCGCGAGGGCTACATCACCGATTACCGCACCGAGGACGCCCGCGTGGGCAAGAACCTGGTTGTCTCGCTCAAGTACGGCCCCAGCCGTGAGCGCAGCATCGCCGGTCTGCGTCGCGTGTCGAAGCCCGGTCTGCGTGTGTACGCAAAATCCACCAATCTGCCCAAGGTTCTCGGTGGCCTCGGCGTGGCGATCATCTCCACGTCCACTGGCCTGCTCACCGACCGCCAGGCAGCCCGACAGGGCGTGGGCGGCGAAGTCCTCGCGTACGTCTGGTAG